The genomic interval CAGCCCGACAGATAGGGCGGAGGTCGATAGAAGGACAGAAATCGCGACGACAGATCGCCCCCGCCCGCCAGATCGCACAGCGCCTCGTAAAGCGGCATGATCTCTGGCATGTGCTGTTGCAGGGCCGTCCGGCATTCAAGATAGGTCGGCCGTGCATCCGCACCTTCGGACAGGAACCAGCGGCGATAGGCGGGCCAATATTGGGCAAACAACCCGGCCCAAATCGGACCGGGTGTCGTTTCGCTTATCGCTCGCCATGCAATCTGCATTCTGTCGCTACAGGATCTTGAACGCCGGATCGGACAGCTCTGGTCCTGCCGTCACCTCGGGCAGGGGGCGGGCCTGGAACTGCGACTTGATGCCGTGGATCCAGCGCTTTGCGCGCTCATTCAGCTTGAAACCGTTGGTCATAGACCGTCCCCGCGTCACCAGAATCCCCAGATCGGCGCCCTCATAGCGGAAATCCCCCGGCTTCTGGATGCGCAGGAAAAACGCCTCGCTTTCGCTTTCGACCGCGCGGCGGTGATAGTCGAAGCGGTCAAAGACCACGCTGCCATCCTCGCGCATCTTGTAGATCCCGGTCGGAGGCGCCTCGGTGATGATATCGACATTATCCTCGGTATATTTGATCACCATCTGGGACCAACTGTCGATCATGTTGGGATCGGCCCAGCGGGCGTTCAATTCGTCCACGTCCAGCTTGAACTGCGCCTTGGAAAATTCCAGCAGATGGAACAGGAACAGCGGCGCATCGGCATGGGCGAAGGCCGCGTGGTTGGTCATGGAACTGCAGCCCGTGATACGCGGGTTCAGCTCTCCCAGCCACAGGTCGCCGGTCTTCTTGTCGATCAGGAAATCCAGCTCGAAATAGCCGCGATAGCCTTGCTTGCGCAGTTGCTCGCCGAATTTGAAGGTCAGGTCGCGGGCCTTCTGGCGCGCCTTGGGCGGAAAGGCGGTCGCGAAGATCTCGTTCCCGCACCATCCGCCGCGATAGGGGGTCAGTTCCTTGAAGCCGACCAGTTCCGTCATCAGCGGGCCGACAATGGTGCCCTGACTGGTCGCGCAGGCCTCGATGGCCGATCCGCGGCAGTCGATCCGCTTCATGATCTTGATCTCGCCTTCGCCGACGATCTCATGCTCGTGCTTGCGGAAATCGGCTTCGGATTTGATGAAGAACGTAGTGTGCCCGCTGTCACCAAAGGCCGATTGCAACACCAGATCATGGCCGATCCCTGCCTTTTCGCAGGTGTTTCTCAGATCCTCATAGGATTTCACCTCGGCCAGCACGTTCGGGACCGAGGGCACGCCCGCCTTGTTGCCGATGCGCACGGTCTCGATCTTGTTGTCGCATTTCGTCCGCAGCTTCGCCTTGGGGAACCAGACCTCGCCGCCCAGTTCCTTGACCAGCCGTTCGGTTTCCTCATCGAACATCAGAAAGACGAATTTGGGCTTGCCGCCGCGCCGCTTCACAAGGTCGACCACCTCTTTGTGCTGCAGCAGGTAATTGTTGATATCTTCAATGGACTGGAATTCGGAATGCGGCTGCTCGGTCGGGCAGAACACGTTCGGATGCTTGCCGTCATAGCAATCCAGATAGCAGATATATTTGAAATTCTTCGACCATTCATCGATGCCAAGCAGATTGAAATTCGTCGCCGAGACGAAATAGATCGGCTCTTCGTTGCGGTGGAAGTAACGGCGGATCTCCGAGATGTTGTTGAGTTTCGGCATGGTTCGTCTGTCCTTCCCCTATTCTGCTGCAGTCGCAAGTTTTCTGGTCTGTCCGACCAGAGCTTCGTCCGTAAAGACACGCAGGCCAAGCTC from Paracoccus fistulariae carries:
- a CDS encoding biotin carboxylase, which encodes MPKLNNISEIRRYFHRNEEPIYFVSATNFNLLGIDEWSKNFKYICYLDCYDGKHPNVFCPTEQPHSEFQSIEDINNYLLQHKEVVDLVKRRGGKPKFVFLMFDEETERLVKELGGEVWFPKAKLRTKCDNKIETVRIGNKAGVPSVPNVLAEVKSYEDLRNTCEKAGIGHDLVLQSAFGDSGHTTFFIKSEADFRKHEHEIVGEGEIKIMKRIDCRGSAIEACATSQGTIVGPLMTELVGFKELTPYRGGWCGNEIFATAFPPKARQKARDLTFKFGEQLRKQGYRGYFELDFLIDKKTGDLWLGELNPRITGCSSMTNHAAFAHADAPLFLFHLLEFSKAQFKLDVDELNARWADPNMIDSWSQMVIKYTEDNVDIITEAPPTGIYKMREDGSVVFDRFDYHRRAVESESEAFFLRIQKPGDFRYEGADLGILVTRGRSMTNGFKLNERAKRWIHGIKSQFQARPLPEVTAGPELSDPAFKIL